One region of Eupeodes corollae chromosome 1, idEupCoro1.1, whole genome shotgun sequence genomic DNA includes:
- the LOC129941692 gene encoding uncharacterized protein LOC129941692 yields MEQTPAELLKGILNTAERHPNAKVSKLIKSFEDDKTPQNIALLLIELAEHAEFSADITISLKYYLDCFKELRQEPSFAEAGVVLFNSSKIYAKRVDHIHSEIERLILSLSNVENTAEKEQNASNLEAASQNTEKVKRGKKRTLEQINGAIEADMSSKRFKKLANNKRFEGATTPKRNNILKTLVPESDKSMKSYIPHSTWQYSAIQDFDYEDEIDSKKNYKLFTYHLEHRYNTLIPDINFKMYFKIKDFINGDCNDAALPESWPPLSEAYIEQFLDFEDAILQREGHLSKAREKLDASSRLKDHCGNSFDKGNVQNSDNAFTSADSGFETDLNTSSILTCSQTQGNMSTQISVCGSNTSAKSFDSGIGSEMSVQSQAMDESQTSVSESTQNIGDSLESGTGLDTSNPSQTTNESQNSLLGSSHLNGDVTETTDVFKMSISDSNRISGDSGLDCNESSQPTESKEQNVTDVSPQGINELEINTHKTNSDPTLLDPTMPRGDDDLSTLKIILPHLPDEGIYFSDLDEKDRQMLSPAVVTQDVFRCVKDKSNIVIRVDDAIEHLFKIKEPSEEILSLPLYERQHFTLRLNILKIPLKYFNKNRGFKLTPEFDLLKKERLKKYLKRSSVISSTSVKRCLRTTKNVDEIPEHISPPSSPSYEPDWLGFPEDTLMDKNRTLSRDSGISLHPTDRENIEDFGESPPPDLLSSTLKPGALEDGFNENVESSTTTPTEEIPKPSSTASPAEELPESSEKTSPEELPAPLEETSEVIKEPNNPTAVEKEVSTNDDKIESNGSTEDNQTDVDDMVMNEENRVRTKVHEWHSHLQPILACSRERHHFDVFAIGTEIMTQFDRNDVGTEKVSFKNVMEEKDESLISRYFLSMLLLANQGNIMIDVQNKSTNEPSELHDIRLKLLSRKRNIVSLEDNIGLRTPAATPTTNINQGGQQPLKAIVRTLKSVPEVPKIDDRDSGVALSEASIL; encoded by the coding sequence ATGGAGCAAACTCCAGCAGAACTTCTCAAAGGCATTCTTAATACCGCCGAAAGGCATCCCAATGCCAAAGTATCCAAACTCATAAAATCTTTTGAGGATGACAAGACTCCTCAAAATATAGCACTTTTGCTTATTGAATTAGCAGAACATGCTGAGTTCTCGGCAGATATAACAATATCATTAAAATATTACCTGGATTGCTTTAAGGAATTACGGCAAGAGCCCTCTTTTGCTGAAgctggtgttgttttgtttaattcttcTAAAATATATGCGAAGCGAGTTGACCATATTCATAGTGAAATAGAAAGGTTGATTTTGTCATTGAGCAATGTTGAAAACACTGCAGAGAAGGAACAAAATGCTTCAAATCTCGAAGCTGCGTCGCAAAATACAGAAAAAGTTAAGCGAGGTAAAAAACGTACCTTGGAACAGATAAACGGAGCCATTGAAGCGGATATGAGTTctaaacgttttaaaaaactaGCAAATAATAAAAGATTTGAAGGTGCGACAACGCCGAAgcgcaacaatattttaaaaactcttgtGCCGGAATCTGATAAGTCAATGAAAAGCTATATACCCCATTCGACTTGGCAATATTCGGCCATCCAAGATTTTGATTATGAAGACGAAATTGActcaaagaaaaattacaaGTTGTTCACTTATCATCTGGAGCACAGATACAACACACTCATTCCggatataaactttaaaatgtattttaagataAAAGACTTTATCAATGGCGATTGTAATGATGCGGCCCTGCCCGAATCATGGCCGCCGCTCTCAGAGGCTTATATTGAACAATTCTTAGATTTTGAGGACGCTATTTTACAAAGAGAGGGACACTTAAGCAAAGCTCGAGAGAAACTAGACGCCTCGTCTAGATTGAAAGACCATTGTGGCAATAGTTTTGACAAAGGCAATGTTCAAAATTCTGATAATGCATTTACATCGGCGGACTCAGGCTTTGAAACTGATTTAAATACAAGCAGTATTCTTACATGTTCACAAACACAAGGGAATATGAGCACGCAAATAAGCGTGTGCGGAAGCAATACCTCCGCAAAGAGCTTCGATTCAGGTATAGGATCTGAAATGAGTGTTCAATCACAAGCAATGGACGAATCTCAAACCAGTGTTTCAGAAAGCACTCAAAATATTGGAGATTCATTGGAATCAGGGACTGGATTGGACACAAGTAATCCATCACAAACGACAAACGAATCGCAAAACAGTCTTTTGGGAAGCAGCCATCTTAATGGTGATGTGACGGAAACAACTGATGTATTTAAAATGAGCATTTCAGACAGCAACCGAATTTCAGGAGATTCGGGGTTAGATTGTAACGAAAGTTCTCAACCAACAGAAAGTAAAGAACAAAACGTAACAGATGTATCTCCTCAAGGAATAAATGAGCTCGAAATCAACACCCACAAGACAAACAGTGATCCAACTCTGCTTGATCCTACAATGCCTCGCGGAGACGACGAcctttcaactttaaaaatcaTACTACCGCATTTACCGGACGAAGGGATTTATTTCTCGGATCTCGATGAAAAAGATCGACAAATGCTGTCACCTGCCGTTGTTACTCAAGATGTCTTTCGTTGTGTAAAAGACAAGAGCAATATTGTTATCCGAGTAGACGATGCAATTgaacatttattcaaaattaaagaacCAAGTGAAGAAATTCTATCACTTCCATTGTACGAGAGGCAACATTTTACACTACGGCTAAATATACTTAAGATTCCACTTaagtatttcaacaaaaatagagGATTTAAACTTACACCGGAAtttgatttgttgaaaaaagagcgtttgaaaaagtatttaaaacgttcaagcgTTATTAGCAGTACATCTGTTAAAAGATGCCTGCGAACAACTAAGAACGTTGATGAAATACCAGAACATATTTCCCCGCCGTCATCGCCATCATATGAACCTGATTGGCTGGGTTTTCCCGAGGATACTTTGATGGATAAAAACCGAACCTTGAGTCGAGATTCTGGAATAAGTTTGCACCCGACAGATAGAGAGAACATTGAAGACTTTGGAGAGTCACCCCCACCAGATTTGCTCAGCAGCACTCTGAAACCAGGAGCTCTTGAAGATGGGTTTAATGAAAATGTGGAAAGTTCAACAACTACACCAACCGAAGAAATTCCTAAACCTTCATCAACCGCATCACCCGCCGAAGAACTCCCTGAATCTTCAGAAAAAACATCACCTGAAGAACTACCTGCGCCTTTGGAAGAAACTTCAGAAGTAATCAAAGAACCCAATAATCCCACGGCAGTGGAAAAAGAAGTTAGTACAAATGATGACAAAATCGAATCTAACGGTTCAACGGAAGACAATCAAACCGATGTCGACGACATGGTGATGAATGAAGAAAACCGAGTCAGAACAAAAGTCCACGAATGGCATAGTCATCTGCAACCAATACTTGCATGTTCACGAGAGCGACATCATTTCGATGTGTTTGCTATTGGCACCGAAATTATGACGCAATTTGATAGAAATGACGTCGGCACCGAGAAGGTATCCTTCAAAAACGTTATGGAAGAAAAAGACGAATCGCTTATATCGCGATATTTCTTATCGATGTTATTATTAGCAAATCAAGGAAACATTATGATCGACGTGCAGAATAAAAGTACCAATGAACCTAGTGAATTACATGATATACGATTAAAGCTCTTAAGTCGAAAGCGTAATATTGTGTCACTTGAAGACAACATTGGTCTGAGAACACCTGCTGCAACACCTACAACAAATATCAACCAGGGGGGACAACAACCCCTAAAAGCAATAGTGCGAACTCTTAAGAGTGTTCCTGAAGTACCCAAAATAGACGACCGAGACTCGGGTGTCGCATTGTCTGAGGCATCAATTTTATGA